The stretch of DNA AACCCGGGGCGCGGGCGGGCAGACGCCCGGGACGTGTTCACGCCGGAACCCGACAGCCGCAGCGCGCGGGTCGGCTCCTCGAACGGTGTCACCGCGTGCCGGCGGCCACGGGACGCAGCGCCGGCTCGACCCCGGCGGCCGGCTTGACGCCGAGCACGGCCCGGCTCGAGCGCGTGACCCACCACGACGCGACGGCGGCCAGACCGCTGCCCCGCAGCAGCAGGTCCTGCTCCGACGCCGACAGCGCGTCGCCCTGCCAGTTGGCAGCGGTGCGCGCGACCGTCCACAGCAGCACGTCGAGTGAGTCGCGATCGTTCCAGCGCAGCACGAACTCGCTCGACAGCAAGCACCCCCCCGGCGCCAGGACCCGTGCGATCTGGGCGGACAGTTCCCGTCGACGCCGTTCGGTGAGGCTCTGGAGCACGTGCGACAGGACGACCACGTCGACCGTCCCACCCCCCAGCGCCGCGGCCGGATCGCCGGTGAGCACGTCGCCCGCCACGACCGCGATGCGCGGGTGGCCGGCGCAGGCCTCGCCGGCGATGCGCGCCACCGTCGGGATCTCGAGCACCGTGCAGGTCGCGTGTGGCCACGATGCGCAGATCTCACGGGAGACGTAGCCGTCACCGCCCCACGCGTCGAGGACCGTGACCGGACGCGTCGGCTCGACACCGCCCACGAGCCTGGCGGCCTGCAGCCGTCGCCGGCTGCTCATGCGCCGCGCGTAGCGCCGGGCCGCCTGCACGCTGCTGTCCACATCGGCGTCGCCGTGCCTGTCGGGTTCGGTGCGGCCGTCGCGCCACAGCGTCCGCGCGTGACGGTCGAGCTCACCCCAGCGCCGGTAGTCCTCGGCCATGGCGTCAAGCTCGAGGCTCGCGACGTGATCGCTCGCCAGCCGGGCGCCCGCCGGTGTCAGTCGCCAGCCGTCGGCGACCTGCTCGAGCAGCCCGGTCGCGCGCAGCGCACGACAGATGTCGGCGAGCAGCTTGCGGTCGGCGAGCAGGTGCGTCGCCATCGCGTCGACCTGCTGGACCTCGCCGTCCGAGAGCAGCCGCAACAGACCCATGCGGTGCGCGCTCAGCAACAGGCCGGCAAGCCGGTACCCCCGCGCCAGCTCGTGCCAGCCGTCGTCGTCACCGGGCTCGAAGGCCAGTGGCTGACGCGGACCGTTCGGCTCCGCGGCGTCGGTGTCCGGAGCCGGCTGATCCGTTGCCTCGTCGTCGGGGCCGCGCGCGTCACCGCGCCCACGATGAGCTGAGCCGAGCATGCACCGATCATGCCACCGGCACAGCTGGCATATTCGTACGTGCACGACAGGAGCGCGCGTGGCGGGCAGGATCAACGAGGAGGACGTCCAGTCCCTGCGTGAGCGTGCCAACCTTGCGGCGGTCGTCAGCGACTACACCGCGCTCAAGCGCAGTGGCAGCAGGTTGCGGGGGCTGTGCCCGTTCCACGACGAGCGGACCCCGTCGTTCTTCGTCGACCCGGCGCGGGGCTTCTTCCACTGCTTCGGCTGCGACGCCGGTGGCGACGTGTACGACTTCCTCCAGCGCATCGAGGCGCTGACGTTCCCGGAGGCGGTCGAACGTCTGGCGCGCATCGAAGGCGTGACCCTGCGCTACGAGGAGCTGTCGCCCGGACAGCGCCGCGCGCTGGGCCGGCGGACCCGGCTCGTCGAGTGCCTGGGCGAGGCGCGGACGTTCTTCTCGGCCCAGCTGCTGACCGGGGCGGGTGAGGCAGCGCGGACCTATCTGACCCGGCGCGGCCTGACCCGCGAGGTGGCCGAGCACTTCCAGGTGGGTTGGGCGCCCGATGCATGGGAGGACACCGTCCGTCACCTGACCGCCGAGGGCTTCGGGCAGCAGGAGATCGCCGACGCCGGGCTGGCGACCCGCGGTCGCCGGGGGCTGGTGGACCGCTTCCGTGGGAGGGTGATCTTCCCGATCCTCGACGCGAGTGGCCGCGACGTCGTGGCGTTCGGCGGCCGGATCGTGCCCGGTCTCGACCTGCGGACGACCGGCCGCGACCAGCACGCGCCCAAGTACATCAACTCGCCGGAGACGGAGGTCTACCGGAAGTCGCGTGTGCTGTACGGGCTCAACTGGGCCCGCGCGGACATCCAGCGCCGTGACACGGCGGTGGTCGTCGAAGGCTACCTCGATGTGATCGGCATGCACTCCGCCGGGGCGACCCACACCGTTGCGACGTGCGGCACGGCGCTGACCGCCGAGCACTTCGGTCAGCTCGAGAAGTTCGCGCGCCGCGTCATACTGGCGCTCGACGCCGACCACGCCGGGTACCAGGCCGCCGATCGCGCGCGGGCCCTGGCCGTCGAGCAGGGCATCCGTGAGGTCGGGGTCCTGTCGCTGCCCGAGGGTCAGGATCCTGCGGAGCTGGCCGCCTCCGGTCCCGCGCGGGTCGAGGATGCCCTCGCAGCCACGGCGACCGCCGTCGAGTTCCAGATCGCGTACCTGCTGGCCCAGGCCGACACGTCGACGCCGGAAGGCCAGGTCGACGCGTACCGGCGGACGTTCCCGCTGCTCGCGCAACTCGACGACCGCTTCCTGCGGTACAGCTACATCCGGGACATCGTCGCCCCTGCGGCGCGTCTGTCGGCGGACCTCATCGAGCGGGAGCTCGATGAACATCTCGCGGCCGGCGGGGGGTCCCGTGCGACACCGCGTTCGGCGCCGGTGGACCCGGTGCGGACGGCGGGCGCACAGCCGCGCGATCCGCAGCTCAGGCTCGAGCGCGCCGTGCTGCAGGCGGCGATCCAACATCCCGAGGTCGAGGTCGACGGCTGGACGGAGGTCACGGCCGAGGACTTCACGGCGCCGGCGTCCCGCACGTTGTTCGCAGCGTTGACGAACGGTACGTGGCACCGGTTGTCGGACGTGCTCGAGCGGTTGCCGGACGATCAGACGCGCGCCCGGATCCGGGCGTTGGCGGTTGCCCCTCCCACGACACCCGCCGACCCGCATAAGCTGGCAGAGAACGTGATGCGGTTACGGGCCGCGACACTCGCGCGGAGGATCGCCGAGATCAGCGTGCAACTCGCCCGGCTGAACGCAGCGGTGGACGGGAAGCGCCTACGGGAGCTGAGTGCCGAGAAGGAGCGGCTCGTGCGCGAGCGTCACGTGCTGGTAGAGGGCGGCTGATGGGTAGCGGACGGGGTGCACGTGCCACGCGACAGCACCGCAACTGAGCTCCGTTCCGGGGGCCGGACGACCCCACGATGAGTTCGGCGCGGTCGTTGGACTCCGGATCGGCGAATGACGCCACGCGCTCGTATCTGAACATGATCGGCCGCGTGCGCCTGCTGCGGGCGGACGAAGAGGTCGATCTTTCCAAGCGCGTCGAGGCGGGACTCGAGGCTGAGGGACTGCTGGCCGCCGGTGACGCGTCGCCGGAACGCACCGCGAACCTGCGGTTGATCGCGCGTCAGGGCCGCACCGCCAAGAAGCGGCTGGTCGAGGCGAACCTGCGTCTGGTCGTCTCGATCGCCAAGCGATACCAGCATCGGGGCATGCATCTGCTCGACCTGGTGCAGGAGGGCAACCTCGGTCTGATCCGCGCGGTCGAGAAGTTCGATCATCGCCGTGGCTACCGGTTCTCGACCTACGCGATGTGGTGGATCCGCCAGGCGATCAGCCGGGCGCTGGCCGACCAGGCGCGCACCATCCGTGTTCCCGCCCACGTCCGCGACGCGATGAACCGGCTGTTCAGCGCGCAGCGCACTATGGTGCAGGACCTGGGTCGCGAGCCCACCGAGGCGGAGCTCGCCGCGGAGCTCGGCATCGACGTCGAGCGCGTGCGTGAGATCCAGGCGCTCAGCCAGGAGCCCGTCAGCCTCGAGGCGCCGTTGCGTCAGGAGGAGGACGCCAGCCTGGGCGACTTCATCCCCGACGACGACGCCGTGATGCCGGTCGATGCCGTGAGCGGCACCATGCTCAAGGAGCAGCTCGAGAACGTGCTGCACGAGCTGACCGACCGGGAGCAGGAGGTGATCCGGCTGCGGTTCGGCATGAACGGCGAGCGTCCGAGCACGCTCGAGGAGGTCGGACAGGCGTTCGGGGTCACCCGTGAACGGGTGCGGCAGATCGAGCTGAAGACCCTGGCCAAGCTGCGCCATCCGTCGCGCAGCGACGTGCTGCGCGACTACCTGTGACGCGACGCCGGTGGGTGGACCCGGGGTGACCGGGCCCTAGCGCATCCGGTCCATCTCGCTCGTGGCGCCGCCGCCGTCGTCGGAGCGCATCTGGTTGCTGAGCTGGTCGACGCCGCGCGAGGCCTTCTCCTCCAGCCGGCTGCTGGTGCGGTCGGCGAGGCCACGCACCTCGGTGCCGAGGCGCTGCGCGGGCTCGGAGCCGCGCACCGAACGCCAGGTCGACTGGATCTGCTGGTAGCGCTCGTAGCCGGCCCGCGCCCCGAGCACGTAGCCGATCGCGAGACCGATGATCAGACCGAAGCGGAACTTCATGGGATCCGTGCTCCCTCGTTGTGGTGTGGTGCGTGATCTTTCCGCAAGCGCGACGCTACAACCCATCCGGTCGAGAACTGCGACACCGGGACGGCTCGGTGGGCCACCCCCAACGACAGCGGCGCCACCGGATCCGGTGGACGGCCGAGGACGCAGGTGCGCGTCCGTGGCGGTGACAGGGTCACTCGCAGATGGTGATCCCCAGCAGCGCCTCGGTCTCGTCGGCGTTGTTGAACGCGTGGTCGCGGATCACGAAGTCGACCACGTTCGAGCGCAGCAGGTCGCCGTTGGCGGCGGCGGCGATCGTGGGTCCACCCAGGGTCTTGACGCCCGTGGCGACGCACTGGCCGTCGGCCGGCGCGGCGGCTGCCCGCAGGGCGGTGAGAGCGCCATCTGTCAGCACGCCGTCGCATGCGGCGGGCGCGGCGCCCGACCGACGGCGCGGCGCCGTGGCCGAGGAGGTGGGCCCGGCAGGTATCGAACCTGCGACCAAAGGATTATGAGTCCCCTGCTCTGACCACTGAGCTACGGGCCCCCGCGCGATGGTACCGCCGCACCTGGCCGTGGAACGGCGGGCACGTGGCCGACGCGCCGCGGGGCGGGGCGACGCACGGCCTGTCAATGGCCGTCGCGACCGTGCCCTGCGATGATGGGCTCGAGGTGACCGCGACGCCCCGTGCCACGCGCTCACGAGGTGGTGGCGACTGCTAGGGTTGACGACTGCATCGGTCCGGGGTAGCTCAACTGGCAGAGCGCTCGGCTGTTAACCGATAGGTTGCGGGTTCGAGTCCCGCCCCCGGAGCTCTTCCGACGGCGCGACCCACGAAGGTCGTGCCGTTCGCGTGTGCGACGCCTACCGCGCGCCCGTGGTCGGCTGCTATGGTGGGCGCACATCACACCGGGGAGCTCGGGCAACCGGGCTGAGAGGGCGGATGCAGGCGCCGCCGACCCGCAGGAACCTGATCTGGGTAATGCCAGCGAAGGGAGGGTACGGCACGTGCAGAGGGACCCATCGGCCGTCGTTCTCGTCGTCGCTGGCGGCGACACGGTCGATCCGGCGCTCGCCGAACGCATCGGCCCGGTCGGCCACGTCATCGCTGCCGACTCCGGGCTGCACGTTGCCGACGAGCTCGGGTTCACCGTCGATGTCGTCGTCGGCGACTTCGACAGCGCCGATCCGGCGGCGCTGGCGCGTGACGGCCTGGAGATCGAACGGCATCCGCGCGCCAAGGACCAGACTGACATCGTGCTGGCACTCGACCGCGCGCTCGACGTTGGCGCCGACAGCGTGGTGGTCGTCTCCGGCGGTGGCGGACGGCTCGACCATGCGCTGGCGAACCTGCTGGTCCTCGCGGCGCCGCGCTACGCGGCGATGTGTGTCCGGGCGCTGATCGGCGACGCCGAGGTGACGGTCGTGCGCGACCGCCACACCATGACAGGGGAGCCGGGCAGCGTCGTGTCGCTGTTCGCGATCGACGGGCCGGCACACGGCGTGGTCACCGACGGCCTGCGCTATCCACTGCGTGACGAGATGCTCGAGCCGCTCTCCAGCCGCGGCGTGAGCAACGAGCTGGCGGCGCCCCGCGCGACGGTCGCGCTGGACGATGGTGTGCTGCTCGTCGTCCGCCCGGGCGGCGAGCGTCGCGACTCGCGCGCCGAGGACAGGTCGACGACCGACGAGGAGGTCCCGGCATGATCCTGGCCGAGATCCAGTGCCTGCCGACGCCGCCGGGCACGCCTGACAACCGTCACGCCCACGTCGAGGCGGCGATCGCTGAGATCGAACACTCCGGCGTGACCTACGAGGTCGGCGCGCTCGGCACGACCCTGCAGGGCGATGCCGACGACGTCTGGCCGTTGCTGCGGCGGGTGCACGAGACCTGCCTCGCCGCCGGAGCCGACTCGGCGGTGACCGTGATCAAGGTGGCGGGCGCCTCCGATCCGGAGCGGACGCCCCGGATGCAGGATCTGACGGCCAAGTTCCGCGCCACGCCCGACCGCGCCGAGCGCGACGGCGACCCGGGCGTAGCGGAGGATCCCGGCGGGTGGAGGGGGCCCGCCGGGTCCTCCGTCGAACCGGGCGCGCCGCCGTCGGGGTAGGCGCGCGTGGCGGACAGGATCCGTGTCGAACGGTGGGTTCCGCCGGCGGCGTTGATCGCCGTGCTGCTGCTCTGCTGGGAGGTCAGCGTGCGCGTGCTCGGCACGCCCGCCTACATCCTGCCGCCCCCGTCGGCCATCCTGCGCGCGTTCGGCGAGGTCCGCCCGCTGCTGGGCGAGCACATCGTGACCACGGTGACCGAGGCGCTCGTCGGCATCGTCATCGGTGCGCTCGCCGGGGTCGTGCTCGCCGTCGCCGTCTGGGCCGTGCCCGTGTTCCGGCGGCTGACGTATCCGCTGCTGGTCGCCAGCCAGACCGTACCGATGGTGGTGCTCGCACCGCTGCTTGTGCTGTGGTTCGGGTTCGGCCTGACGCCCAAGGTGGTGGTGGTCGCGCTGATCGCCGTGTTCCCCGTGGCCATCTCGACGGTGCAGGGCCTGGCGTCGACCGATCCTGAACAGATCGACCTCCTGCGCAGCATGGGGGCGGGACGCCGTGAGATCCTGCGCATGGTCCTGATCCCGGCCGCGACCCCGGCCTTCTTCGCCGGCCTGCGCATCGCGTCGGCGTACGCGATCGCGGGTGCGGTGATCGGTGAATGGGTGGGAGCCAGCAGTGGTCTCGGCCTGTTCCTCACCCGGTCGCAGCGGTCGTTCCGTGTCGATCGGGTGTTCGTCGGCGTCGCGGTCATCACGGTCCTCAGTGTCGCGCTGTTCGGAATCGTCGACCTGTTGTCGAGGATCGCCGCGCCGTGGCAGCGCGTCGAACGCGAACAGAGGAAGCGCACATGAACCGGAGAACGACCCGGGTGACGGTGCTGGCCGTGCTGGCCGTGCTGGCCGTGCTGGCCGCCGCGTGCGGCGGCGAGGCCGCGACGACGGACGCTGCCGGCACCGGCAGCGAGCCGGCGGCCACGACCGGGACCACGTCGACGGACGCCGACGACAGCGCACCGCGGGACGTCACGGTGATGCTGGACTGGACCCCGAACACGAACCACTCCGGGCTGTACCTGGCGGAGGCGAACGGCTGGTACGGGGACGAGGGACTCGACGTCGAGATCATCCAGCCCGGTGAGCAGGGCGGCCTGCCGGCGCTCGCCTCCGGTGACGCCGACTTCGCGGTGTCGGTGCAGGAGCAACTGCTGCCGGCGCGCGCCCAGGGCGCGCCGGTCGTGTCGATCGCCGCGATCATCCCGACCAACACCTCCAGCCTGGTCATGCTGGCCGACGAGGGCGTCGAGCGGCCTGCGGATCTGGCAGGGCACCGTTACGGCGGCTTCGGTGGTGAGCTCGAGACCGAGCTCGTCAGCCGGCTCGTGGAATGTGACGGAGGCGATCCCGGAGCGGTCGACTTCGTCGAGGTCGGCAACGTCGACTACCGCGCGGGGCTGGAGCGGGACTTCTACGACTTCGTCTGGATCTTCGACGGCTGGGACGGCATCAGGCTCGCGCAGGCCGGTGTCGACACCACGTCGATCCCCTTCGACGAGCACTTCGACTGCATCCCCAACTGGTACACACCGCTGCTCGCGACGTCGGAGTCGCTGATCGAGGACGATCCGGAGATCGTCACGGCCTTCATGGAGGCGACGACCCGTGGGTACGAGGTCGCGGCCAGCGACCCGTCGGCCGCGTCCGACGCGCTGCTGGCCGCCGCACCCGAGCTCGACGAGGACCTGGTCCGCGCGAGCGCGGAGTACCTGGCACCGGAGTACGCGCCGGACGGTGCGTGGGGCGTGCAGGACCCGCAGGTGTGGACCGACTTCACCGCGTTCCTGACCGAGGCGGGCATCCTGTCCGGCGACGTCGCCGTCGACGCGTCCTGGACGAACGATTTCCTTCCGGCCGCCGCGTCCTCCGCGGAGGGCGAAGCGTCGGCCCCGTCGGCTGCGCCGAGTGGTTGACCGGGGTCGCCACGGAGCACGGATCCCGCCGTGATCGAGGTCTCGGGGCTGCGTCACCGCTTCGGCGACGTCGACGTGCTCGACGACCTGTCCCTGCACGTGCCGCCCGGCTCCTTCACCGGGTTGGTGGGACCCAGCGGGTGCGGCAAGAGCACCGTGCTGCGGGTGCTTGCCGGCCTGCTGGTGCCCGACGCCGGGACGGTCACGATCGACGGACGTTCGGTGGTCGGCGCTCCGGGAGGCACGGCCTACATGCCCCAGCGCGACCTGCTGCTGCCGTGGCGGCGTGCCCTGGGCAACGCCGTTGTCGGCGCGGAGATCGCCGGCACGGATCGGCGCGAGGCGGAGCGGCAGGCACGTGCGCTGTTCGACCGCTTCGGCCTCGCGGGGTTCGAGCACGCGTGGCCGGCGACCTTGTCCGGCGGCATGCGCCAACGCCTCGCGCTGCTGCGGACGTTCCTGTGCGGGCGCGACGTCCTGCTGCTCGACGAACCGTTCGGTGCGCTCGACGCCATCACCCGCCGCGACATGCACGGCTGGCTGCAGCAGGTGCTGGCGGACGACCCGCGGACGGTGCTGCTCGTCACGCACGACATCGAGGAGGCCCTCGTGCTGTGCGACGAGGTGGTCGTTCTGTCGGATCGTCCGGCGCGGATCGTCGAGCGCCTGCCCGTGCGGTTGCCACGTCCGCGGGGCACCGACGTCGTGACCGACAAGCGGTTCGTCGACGACAAGGCCACACTGCTCGCGGCGCTCGAACGGGGCAGGGGCGCCCAGGCCCCCGCGGTGAGCAGCCTCAGGCGTCGGTCTGACCGACGACGATCGCGTCGACCAGGCCGGCGGCGGTACGGGTGTTGAGGGACTCGTTGGAGACCAGCAGCCGGTACACGACCCCGCCGATGAGTGCGTCGGCCACCAGTCCGGGGTGGACCGACGACGGGAACTGCTGGCGCCGCTGGCCGCGCTCCACGATGCGGCGCACGACCGCTCGGCGTTCTCCGAGCACGCCGATGCGCAACGCCACGCCGGCGGCGCCGTCGCCGTCGACCGCCGCGACCATGGACCGCAGCACCTGCGCGGCCCCCGCGTGGGTCAGCAGTTCGATGAATGCCTCGGCCACCTGCAGCAGGTCGGTGCGGACATCGCCGGTCTCGGGACGGGGCTGCGACGCCGCGAGGTGCTCGATCGCGTCATGGACCAGGTGCTGTTTGGAGCGCCACTGCGAGAACACCGTCTCGAGCGGCACCTCGGCGCGGGCGGCGATGGTCCGCAGCGACGCGGACGCGTAGCCTCGGTCGTCGAGTTCGGCCAGCGTCGCACGGAGCACGGCTGCAGTGGAGCGCTCGTCGCGTGACGAGCGGTAGTGCGCGGTCGGCAGGTGCTCGATGAAGGATGTGGTCATGACTGATCGCAGCGCAGACTAACGCGTCGTGGCCGTGACACGACCGACGTCCGTACGACTGGCCCACCGATGGCCGGCACAACCACCGGAGGAACCTGCATGGAGACCGGCGAGCACGTCGGCGACGCCCAACGTGTCGTCGTGCCGGTCGGCATGCTGCTGGCCGCGGCACTGATCGTCGTCGCCGGATGGATGTTCAAGGCGCACTGCTACGTGGATGGCGCCTGGCACGGTGGCGAGCAGTACACGACCGGGTGCTACACCGATGTCGTGCCCTTCTGGACGATCCGGGAGGTGTCGGCGGGCGCTGTCCCGTATCTGGACTCCGCGCTGGAGTACCCTGTGCTGACTGGGGCGCAGATCTGGTTCGAGGGCGCGGTCGCACGCGCGCTGGTGGGATCCACGGGCTCGGCATCTGTGTTCCTCACGGCGGTCACGCTGGTCAACGGCGCGCTCGCGCTGGGCATCCTGGCCGTCCTGGCCCGCATCGGCGTGCCGCACCGCCGCCTGTGGTGGTGGGCTCTCGCCCCGCCGCTGGTCCTGTACGTGGGCCACAACTGGGACCTGCTGGCGATGTTCCTTCTGATGGTCGCCATCGCGGGGCATCAGCGGGGTCGCGCGCTGAGCGCCGGCATCGCCGTCGGGCTCGGCACCGCTGCCAAGTTGTTCCCGGGGCTGGCGCTGCCGCTGTTCGCGCTGGCGCACCTGCGCCGGGGTGCCGTGGCCGACGTCACACGGCTGCTCGGCGGCGCGGCCGGCGCGTGGTTGGTCGTCAACGTGCCCGTCGCGATCGTCGCGTTCGAGCCTTGGGCGGAGTTCTACACGTTCTCGTCAGAGCGGCTCGGCACGTTCGCGGCGTCGTGGACCGTCGCGGCCGAGCTCGACCTGGTGCACACGTCGGTCGCGCAGCGCAACCTGTGGGGCGCGGTCGCGTTCGCGGTCGGTGCCGTCGCCATCGTCGCGATCGGCTGGGCGCGACACGCCGGTCGCGAATGGGTGCTGCTCACCCCCCTGATCGCCTGGTTCCTGCTGACGAGCAAGGTGTACTCGCCCCAGTTCGACCTGTGGTTGATGCCACTGCTGGTGGCCACGTCACGACGGACGTGGCCGCTGGCCGCGTTCGTCGTGACGGACGCGCTGGTGTACCTCACCGAGTTCTGGTACCTGGGGTTCCGGGCCGGCTACTCGCCGTCGGCGCCGTACCCGGCGCTGGCCGGCGCGGCTGTGCTCCGCGCCCTCGTGCTCGTCTGCATCATCGTGCTCGCCGTGCGCGATCGTGCACCGGCCTGGACGGCGACGTCCCGCGCGTCCTCGCCCGTCGATGATGCGACCGCCGTGGGTGCCGACAGCCGGTAGCGCTCGGAGATCGCGTCGATGGCGGGTGCCGGCGACACCCGCCGCACCTCGCGCGCGGCCGACAGCAGTGCCTCCTGACCCGCCGCGGTGGCCTCGTACTGCACCTGCGTGGCCA from Euzebyales bacterium encodes:
- a CDS encoding class I SAM-dependent methyltransferase; translation: MLGSAHRGRGDARGPDDEATDQPAPDTDAAEPNGPRQPLAFEPGDDDGWHELARGYRLAGLLLSAHRMGLLRLLSDGEVQQVDAMATHLLADRKLLADICRALRATGLLEQVADGWRLTPAGARLASDHVASLELDAMAEDYRRWGELDRHARTLWRDGRTEPDRHGDADVDSSVQAARRYARRMSSRRRLQAARLVGGVEPTRPVTVLDAWGGDGYVSREICASWPHATCTVLEIPTVARIAGEACAGHPRIAVVAGDVLTGDPAAALGGGTVDVVVLSHVLQSLTERRRRELSAQIARVLAPGGCLLSSEFVLRWNDRDSLDVLLWTVARTAANWQGDALSASEQDLLLRGSGLAAVASWWVTRSSRAVLGVKPAAGVEPALRPVAAGTR
- the dnaG gene encoding DNA primase, translating into MAGRINEEDVQSLRERANLAAVVSDYTALKRSGSRLRGLCPFHDERTPSFFVDPARGFFHCFGCDAGGDVYDFLQRIEALTFPEAVERLARIEGVTLRYEELSPGQRRALGRRTRLVECLGEARTFFSAQLLTGAGEAARTYLTRRGLTREVAEHFQVGWAPDAWEDTVRHLTAEGFGQQEIADAGLATRGRRGLVDRFRGRVIFPILDASGRDVVAFGGRIVPGLDLRTTGRDQHAPKYINSPETEVYRKSRVLYGLNWARADIQRRDTAVVVEGYLDVIGMHSAGATHTVATCGTALTAEHFGQLEKFARRVILALDADHAGYQAADRARALAVEQGIREVGVLSLPEGQDPAELAASGPARVEDALAATATAVEFQIAYLLAQADTSTPEGQVDAYRRTFPLLAQLDDRFLRYSYIRDIVAPAARLSADLIERELDEHLAAGGGSRATPRSAPVDPVRTAGAQPRDPQLRLERAVLQAAIQHPEVEVDGWTEVTAEDFTAPASRTLFAALTNGTWHRLSDVLERLPDDQTRARIRALAVAPPTTPADPHKLAENVMRLRAATLARRIAEISVQLARLNAAVDGKRLRELSAEKERLVRERHVLVEGG
- a CDS encoding RNA polymerase sigma factor: MSSARSLDSGSANDATRSYLNMIGRVRLLRADEEVDLSKRVEAGLEAEGLLAAGDASPERTANLRLIARQGRTAKKRLVEANLRLVVSIAKRYQHRGMHLLDLVQEGNLGLIRAVEKFDHRRGYRFSTYAMWWIRQAISRALADQARTIRVPAHVRDAMNRLFSAQRTMVQDLGREPTEAELAAELGIDVERVREIQALSQEPVSLEAPLRQEEDASLGDFIPDDDAVMPVDAVSGTMLKEQLENVLHELTDREQEVIRLRFGMNGERPSTLEEVGQAFGVTRERVRQIELKTLAKLRHPSRSDVLRDYL
- a CDS encoding thiamine diphosphokinase yields the protein MQRDPSAVVLVVAGGDTVDPALAERIGPVGHVIAADSGLHVADELGFTVDVVVGDFDSADPAALARDGLEIERHPRAKDQTDIVLALDRALDVGADSVVVVSGGGGRLDHALANLLVLAAPRYAAMCVRALIGDAEVTVVRDRHTMTGEPGSVVSLFAIDGPAHGVVTDGLRYPLRDEMLEPLSSRGVSNELAAPRATVALDDGVLLVVRPGGERRDSRAEDRSTTDEEVPA
- a CDS encoding thiamine-binding protein; its protein translation is MILAEIQCLPTPPGTPDNRHAHVEAAIAEIEHSGVTYEVGALGTTLQGDADDVWPLLRRVHETCLAAGADSAVTVIKVAGASDPERTPRMQDLTAKFRATPDRAERDGDPGVAEDPGGWRGPAGSSVEPGAPPSG
- a CDS encoding ABC transporter permease, with amino-acid sequence MADRIRVERWVPPAALIAVLLLCWEVSVRVLGTPAYILPPPSAILRAFGEVRPLLGEHIVTTVTEALVGIVIGALAGVVLAVAVWAVPVFRRLTYPLLVASQTVPMVVLAPLLVLWFGFGLTPKVVVVALIAVFPVAISTVQGLASTDPEQIDLLRSMGAGRREILRMVLIPAATPAFFAGLRIASAYAIAGAVIGEWVGASSGLGLFLTRSQRSFRVDRVFVGVAVITVLSVALFGIVDLLSRIAAPWQRVEREQRKRT
- a CDS encoding ABC transporter substrate-binding protein; its protein translation is MNRRTTRVTVLAVLAVLAVLAAACGGEAATTDAAGTGSEPAATTGTTSTDADDSAPRDVTVMLDWTPNTNHSGLYLAEANGWYGDEGLDVEIIQPGEQGGLPALASGDADFAVSVQEQLLPARAQGAPVVSIAAIIPTNTSSLVMLADEGVERPADLAGHRYGGFGGELETELVSRLVECDGGDPGAVDFVEVGNVDYRAGLERDFYDFVWIFDGWDGIRLAQAGVDTTSIPFDEHFDCIPNWYTPLLATSESLIEDDPEIVTAFMEATTRGYEVAASDPSAASDALLAAAPELDEDLVRASAEYLAPEYAPDGAWGVQDPQVWTDFTAFLTEAGILSGDVAVDASWTNDFLPAAASSAEGEASAPSAAPSG
- a CDS encoding ABC transporter ATP-binding protein — translated: MIEVSGLRHRFGDVDVLDDLSLHVPPGSFTGLVGPSGCGKSTVLRVLAGLLVPDAGTVTIDGRSVVGAPGGTAYMPQRDLLLPWRRALGNAVVGAEIAGTDRREAERQARALFDRFGLAGFEHAWPATLSGGMRQRLALLRTFLCGRDVLLLDEPFGALDAITRRDMHGWLQQVLADDPRTVLLVTHDIEEALVLCDEVVVLSDRPARIVERLPVRLPRPRGTDVVTDKRFVDDKATLLAALERGRGAQAPAVSSLRRRSDRRRSRRPGRRRYGC
- a CDS encoding TetR/AcrR family transcriptional regulator C-terminal ligand-binding domain-containing protein translates to MTTSFIEHLPTAHYRSSRDERSTAAVLRATLAELDDRGYASASLRTIAARAEVPLETVFSQWRSKQHLVHDAIEHLAASQPRPETGDVRTDLLQVAEAFIELLTHAGAAQVLRSMVAAVDGDGAAGVALRIGVLGERRAVVRRIVERGQRRQQFPSSVHPGLVADALIGGVVYRLLVSNESLNTRTAAGLVDAIVVGQTDA
- a CDS encoding glycosyltransferase 87 family protein, which translates into the protein METGEHVGDAQRVVVPVGMLLAAALIVVAGWMFKAHCYVDGAWHGGEQYTTGCYTDVVPFWTIREVSAGAVPYLDSALEYPVLTGAQIWFEGAVARALVGSTGSASVFLTAVTLVNGALALGILAVLARIGVPHRRLWWWALAPPLVLYVGHNWDLLAMFLLMVAIAGHQRGRALSAGIAVGLGTAAKLFPGLALPLFALAHLRRGAVADVTRLLGGAAGAWLVVNVPVAIVAFEPWAEFYTFSSERLGTFAASWTVAAELDLVHTSVAQRNLWGAVAFAVGAVAIVAIGWARHAGREWVLLTPLIAWFLLTSKVYSPQFDLWLMPLLVATSRRTWPLAAFVVTDALVYLTEFWYLGFRAGYSPSAPYPALAGAAVLRALVLVCIIVLAVRDRAPAWTATSRASSPVDDATAVGADSR